A genomic stretch from Telopea speciosissima isolate NSW1024214 ecotype Mountain lineage chromosome 7, Tspe_v1, whole genome shotgun sequence includes:
- the LOC122667062 gene encoding 26S proteasome non-ATPase regulatory subunit 11 homolog: MSSSYLPATTETLTEATEAKDSSEAISILHRILDNPSSSSEALRIKELALSNLTDLLKQEKKALELQSLLTQLRPFFALIPKAKTAKIVRGIIDAVAEIPGTSDLQISLCEETVQWTRAEKRTFLRQRVEAKLAGLLTDKGDYEKALRLLSGLIKEVRRLDDKLLLVDIELLESKLHFSLKNLPKAKASLTAARTAANAIYVPPAQQGTIDLQSGILHAEEKDYKTAYSYFFEAFEAFNALGDSRAVFSLKYMLLCKIMVNQADDVAGIISSKAGLQYLGPELDAMKAVADAHSKRSLKFFETALRDYKAQLEEDPIVHRHLSSLYDTLMEQNLCRLIEPFSRVEIVHVAELIELPVDHVEKKLSQMILDKKFAGTLDQGAGCLIIFDDPKPDAIFPATLETISNIGKVVDSLYVRSAKIMA; this comes from the coding sequence ATGTCGTCGTCATATCTCCCAGCAACAACAGAGACGTTAACTGAGGCTACAGAAGCCAAAGACTCATCTGAAGCCATCTCTATCCTTCATCGTATACTTGACaacccatcatcttcttcagaaGCCCTCCGCATAAAAGAACTGGCCCTGTCAAATTTGACCGATCTTCtcaaacaagagaaaaaagCTCTAGAACTCCAAAGCCTTCTTACCCAATTGAGACCCTTCTTTGCATTAATCCCCAAGGCGAAAACTGCAAAGATTGTTCGGGGCATAATTGATGCAGTAGCCGAAATACCTGGAACATCTGATCTCCAAATATCCCTTTGTGAAGAAACAGTGCAATGGACCCGTGCTGAAAAGCGTACATTCCTGAGACAGCGGGTGGAGGCAAAGCTTGCAGGTCTTTTGACGGACAAGGGGGACTATGAGAAAGCCTTGAGGCTTCTTTCTGGCCTTATCAAGGAAGTGAGGAGATTAGATGACAAGCTTCTTCTTGTGGATATAGAACTTCTAGAGAGTAAGcttcatttttctttgaaaaatctgCCCAAGGCTAAAGCTTCACTGACAGCTGCGAGGACAGCTGCGAATGCCATCTATGTGCCTCCAGCTCAACAGGGAACAATAGATTTGCAGAGTGGTATTCTCCATGCTGAAGAGAAGGACTATAAGACTGCATACAGCTACTTCTTTGAAGCATTTGAAGCCTTTAATGCTCTCGGGGATTCCCGAGCAGTCTTCAGTCTCAAGTACATGTTATTGTGCAAGATCATGGTGAATCAGGCTGATGATGTGGCTGGGATAATATCTTCCAAAGCAGGTCTGCAGTACTTGGGACCAGAACTGGATGCTATGAAAGCTGTGGCTGATGCTCATTCAAAACGTTCCTTAAAATTCTTTGAGACTGCACTACGTGATTATAAGGCTCAATTAGAGGAAGACCCCATTGTCCACAGGCACCTCTCTTCATTATATGATACACTTATGGAGCAAAATCTCTGTAGGCTGATTGAGCCTTTCTCTAGGGTTGAGATTGTTCATGTTGCTGAGCTGATTGAGCTGCCAGTTGATCATGTAGAGAAGAAGTTGTCGCAGATGATTCTGGACAAGAAGTTTGCAGGTACTTTGGATCAAGGTGCTGGTTGCCTCATCATTTTTGATGATCCCAAGCCTGATGCGATCTTCCCGGCAACGCTGGAAACCATTTCCAACATCGGCAAGGTTGTGGACAGCCTCTATGTTAGGTCTGCCAAGATAATGGCATAG